A genomic region of Pseudomonas abietaniphila contains the following coding sequences:
- the queE gene encoding 7-carboxy-7-deazaguanine synthase QueE produces the protein MQDTLRITEVFYSLQGETRTAGLPTVFVRLTGCPLRCGYCDSEYAFTGGTLQTLDSLMEQVASYRPRYVCVTGGEPLAQPNAIPLLKRLCDAGYEVSLETSGALDISKVDPRVSRVVDLKTPGSKEVTRNRYENIDLLTANDQVKFVICSREDYDWAVSKIIQYGLDRRAGEVLFSPVHRDLNVRDLADWIVADNLPVRLQLQLHKILWDDEPGR, from the coding sequence ATGCAAGACACATTACGCATCACCGAAGTTTTCTACTCCTTACAGGGTGAAACGCGCACGGCAGGCCTGCCTACCGTATTTGTGCGTCTCACTGGCTGCCCGCTGCGCTGTGGTTACTGTGACAGCGAATACGCCTTCACCGGCGGCACCCTTCAGACCCTCGACTCGCTCATGGAGCAGGTTGCCAGCTATCGCCCCCGCTATGTCTGCGTGACGGGCGGAGAGCCTTTGGCTCAGCCAAACGCGATCCCGCTGCTCAAGCGCCTGTGCGATGCCGGGTATGAGGTGTCGCTGGAAACCAGTGGGGCGCTCGACATCTCCAAGGTCGATCCGCGCGTCAGTCGCGTGGTAGACCTGAAAACGCCGGGCTCTAAAGAAGTCACGCGCAATCGGTATGAAAATATCGATTTGCTGACCGCTAACGATCAGGTGAAATTCGTGATCTGTTCGCGGGAAGACTACGACTGGGCTGTCTCGAAGATCATCCAGTACGGGCTTGATCGCCGCGCGGGCGAGGTGCTGTTTTCTCCCGTGCACCGCGACTTGAATGTCAGGGATCTGGCTGACTGGATCGTTGCTGACAATCTGCCGGTTCGGCTGCAGTTGCAACTGCATAAAATTCTCTGGGACGACGAGCCGGGGCGCTGA
- the queC gene encoding 7-cyano-7-deazaguanine synthase QueC → MTEKRAVILLSGGLDSATVVAMAKADGFTCYTMSFDYGQRHRAELQAAERVAKDLGVVEHKVIGLNLNGIGGSALTDSSIAVPETQGEGIPVTYVPARNTVFLSLALGWAEVLGARDIFIGVNAVDYSGYPDCRPEFVESFERMANLATKAGVEGQGFTIQAPLQMLSKADIVKAGTRLGVDYGLTVSCYQADDQGRACGKCDSCRLRAEGFSAAGVTDPTRYF, encoded by the coding sequence ATGACTGAGAAACGAGCGGTAATCCTGCTGTCGGGTGGCCTGGATTCGGCCACCGTGGTTGCCATGGCAAAAGCCGACGGTTTTACTTGCTACACCATGAGTTTCGATTACGGCCAGCGCCATCGTGCCGAGCTTCAGGCTGCCGAGCGCGTGGCGAAAGACCTGGGTGTGGTCGAGCACAAGGTCATTGGCCTCAACCTGAATGGCATCGGTGGTTCGGCGTTGACCGACAGCAGCATCGCCGTGCCGGAAACACAGGGTGAGGGTATCCCCGTCACTTACGTGCCTGCGCGCAATACCGTTTTTCTGTCATTGGCGCTGGGTTGGGCTGAGGTGCTGGGTGCGCGTGACATCTTTATCGGCGTGAATGCTGTTGATTACTCCGGTTACCCGGACTGCCGCCCCGAGTTCGTCGAGTCGTTCGAGCGCATGGCGAACCTGGCGACCAAGGCCGGCGTGGAAGGGCAGGGCTTCACGATTCAGGCGCCGCTGCAGATGCTCAGCAAGGCAGACATCGTCAAGGCCGGTACTCGTTTGGGCGTCGATTACGGGCTGACGGTTTCCTGCTATCAGGCGGACGATCAGGGCCGTGCGTGCGGCAAATGTGACAGCTGCCGACTGCGTGCAGAAGGCTTCTCGGCAGCGGGCGTAACGGACCCAACGCGTTATTTTTAA
- a CDS encoding TetR family transcriptional regulator has translation MTDSRNPSISLRKKPKQARSEASVSIILEAAIQVLAKEGAARFTTARVAEKAGVSIGSLYQYFPNKAAILFRLQSDEWTQTTELLTRILGDTATPPFQRLRDLVHTFICSECEEADMRIALDDAAPLYRHAPEAQQAKATGERAIQRFMEEVLPEAQQATRIQAAELIKTTLSTVGKEFSEHPRTAAEIENYSNAMADMFCAYLERLSTV, from the coding sequence ATGACCGACTCCCGCAACCCCTCGATTTCTTTGCGTAAAAAGCCAAAACAGGCCCGCTCGGAAGCCTCCGTTTCCATCATTCTCGAAGCGGCTATTCAGGTTTTGGCAAAGGAAGGCGCTGCCCGTTTCACCACCGCCAGAGTCGCGGAAAAGGCAGGCGTGAGCATTGGCTCGCTCTATCAATACTTTCCGAACAAGGCCGCCATCCTGTTCCGGCTGCAAAGTGATGAATGGACACAAACAACCGAACTATTGACCCGCATCCTCGGTGACACCGCCACGCCGCCCTTTCAGCGACTACGGGATCTGGTCCACACCTTCATTTGTTCCGAGTGCGAGGAGGCCGACATGCGAATCGCACTCGACGACGCAGCGCCTCTGTATCGGCATGCGCCCGAAGCACAGCAAGCCAAGGCGACTGGCGAGCGCGCCATACAACGTTTCATGGAGGAGGTCCTGCCCGAGGCACAGCAGGCGACGAGAATCCAGGCAGCCGAGCTGATAAAGACAACGCTGAGCACCGTGGGCAAGGAGTTTTCCGAGCACCCTCGGACCGCCGCCGAGATCGAGAACTACTCGAACGCGATGGCCGACATGTTTTGCGCTTACCTTGAACGGCTCAGCACTGTCTGA
- a CDS encoding O-methyltransferase yields MSTLTNAPVAPLLSCLFAEASEHSPMSIPGVSELSRDELDRLMRSKTDYLDFYGRLKDFPLAVSRDTGALLYMLACSCKARTIVEFGTSFGISTLHLAAALRDNGGGLLITSEFESSKVAQARSNLIAGGLLDLVEIREGDALLTLGKDLPESIDLVLLDGAKALYPEILTLLESRLKPGALIVADNADYAPEYLARVRSAEQGYMSIPFADDVELSMRLG; encoded by the coding sequence ATGAGCACACTGACTAACGCCCCCGTCGCCCCGTTGCTGAGCTGCCTGTTCGCCGAAGCATCCGAACACTCCCCGATGTCCATACCAGGCGTGTCCGAGCTCTCGCGCGACGAGCTGGATCGACTGATGCGCAGCAAGACCGACTATCTGGATTTTTATGGTCGTTTGAAAGATTTTCCGCTCGCTGTGTCGCGCGACACAGGCGCGCTGCTTTACATGCTGGCGTGCAGTTGCAAGGCGCGGACTATCGTCGAGTTCGGTACATCGTTCGGGATTTCCACGTTGCATTTGGCCGCAGCGCTGCGAGACAACGGCGGCGGTCTGCTGATTACCAGCGAATTCGAGTCGTCAAAAGTGGCGCAGGCCCGCAGCAATCTGATCGCTGGCGGCTTGCTGGACCTTGTGGAAATCCGTGAGGGCGATGCGCTGCTGACATTGGGCAAGGATCTTCCCGAAAGTATCGACCTGGTCCTGCTCGACGGCGCCAAGGCCCTCTATCCCGAAATTCTGACCTTGCTGGAAAGCCGCTTGAAGCCTGGGGCGCTGATCGTTGCTGACAACGCCGACTACGCGCCTGAGTATCTGGCGCGTGTCCGTTCTGCGGAGCAGGGCTACATGTCCATCCCGTTCGCCGATGACGTCGAACTGTCGATGCGGCTGGGATGA
- the nadA gene encoding quinolinate synthase NadA produces the protein MTQISERLLVQAHLDAKQPKPLTPEEEAEYRRLIAAELKAQDAVLVAHYYCDPVIQALAEETGGCVSDSLEMARFGKNHPAKTVLVAGVRFMGETAKILTPEKRVLMPTLEATCSLDLGCGVDEFTAFCDQHPERTVVVYANTSAAVKARADWVVTSSCALEIVESLMDNGEKIIWAPDKHLGRYIQRETGADMLLWDGACIVHEEFKSRQLEDMKALYPDAAILVHPESPESVIDLADAVGSTSQLIKAAQTLPNTTFIVATDRGIFYKMQQLCPDKIFIEAPTAGNGAACRSCAHCPWMAMNTLARTLQCLREGTNEIFVDPAIIPNAVRPLQRMLDFTQAARLKLSGNA, from the coding sequence ATGACACAGATTTCCGAACGCCTTCTGGTGCAGGCGCACCTAGACGCCAAGCAGCCCAAGCCATTGACCCCGGAAGAAGAAGCCGAGTACCGCCGCCTGATCGCCGCCGAGCTGAAGGCTCAAGACGCCGTACTCGTCGCCCACTATTACTGCGATCCGGTCATCCAGGCCCTGGCGGAAGAAACGGGCGGTTGTGTGTCGGATTCGCTTGAGATGGCGCGCTTCGGCAAGAACCATCCGGCCAAGACCGTGCTGGTGGCCGGGGTGCGTTTCATGGGCGAAACCGCAAAGATACTGACGCCTGAAAAGCGCGTTCTCATGCCGACTTTGGAAGCGACCTGCTCGCTGGATCTGGGGTGCGGTGTCGACGAGTTCACCGCATTCTGCGACCAGCATCCCGAACGCACCGTGGTCGTCTACGCGAACACCTCGGCTGCCGTTAAAGCCCGTGCGGACTGGGTGGTGACTTCCAGCTGTGCGTTGGAAATCGTCGAGAGCCTGATGGACAACGGCGAGAAAATCATCTGGGCGCCGGACAAGCACCTTGGGCGCTACATTCAGCGTGAAACCGGCGCCGACATGCTGTTGTGGGACGGTGCCTGCATCGTTCACGAAGAATTCAAATCGCGTCAGCTCGAAGACATGAAGGCGTTGTACCCGGACGCCGCGATCCTGGTCCACCCGGAGTCGCCGGAGTCGGTGATCGATCTGGCCGACGCGGTGGGTTCCACCAGTCAGTTGATCAAGGCGGCACAGACGCTGCCAAACACGACATTCATCGTGGCCACCGACCGCGGCATCTTCTACAAGATGCAGCAGTTGTGTCCCGACAAGATTTTCATCGAAGCCCCTACGGCCGGGAACGGTGCAGCATGCCGCAGCTGCGCGCACTGCCCGTGGATGGCCATGAACACGCTGGCGCGCACCCTGCAGTGCTTGCGTGAGGGGACGAATGAGATTTTCGTCGACCCGGCGATCATCCCGAACGCGGTCCGACCGCTGCAGCGGATGCTGGACTTCACGCAGGCCGCTCGGTTGAAGCTATCAGGTAACGCCTAG
- a CDS encoding M48 family metalloprotease: MNFLRPTLLTLACLMASPTFADDLPSLGDASSSIVSPQQEHDLGRAWLGLLRAQVAQLSDPQLKDFVETSVYRLAETSQVQDRRLEFILINTPEINAFAAPGGIIGVNGGLFLHAETEGEYAAVLAHELAHLSQRHFARGVQAQQRMQVPVMAAMLAGIVMAAAGAGDAGIAAIAGTQAAAIQEQARFSRQNEAEADRIGILNLEKAGYDPRNMPNMFEQLARQYRYDAKPPEFLMSHPVTESRIADTRNRAEQAKPGGKEDSLAYQLMRSRVVLIYEETPGMAAKRFRAQLAENPKNDAARYGLALAQTKAGQLNEARETLKPLLDKAPDNITYNLAAVNLDIANNRLPDAQQRVDRMLNLYPDDYPLNQAKVDVLLKQSKAPEALKSLETLLKSRPDDPDIWNQVADTRGLSGNTIGLHQARAEYFALMGDFKQAVQQLEFAKRRANNNFQLASRIDARQQEIIAQERAVKEMMN, translated from the coding sequence ATGAATTTTTTGCGCCCCACACTGCTGACGCTCGCCTGCCTGATGGCAAGCCCGACTTTCGCGGATGACCTGCCATCGCTGGGCGACGCCAGTTCCTCCATCGTTTCGCCCCAACAGGAGCACGACCTGGGCCGAGCCTGGCTCGGGTTGCTGCGGGCGCAAGTAGCTCAGCTCTCCGATCCGCAACTCAAGGACTTCGTCGAGACCTCGGTCTATCGTTTGGCCGAAACCAGCCAGGTGCAGGACCGACGCCTTGAATTCATCCTGATCAACACGCCCGAGATCAACGCTTTCGCGGCGCCCGGCGGGATCATCGGGGTCAACGGCGGGCTTTTCCTGCACGCCGAAACCGAAGGCGAATACGCGGCAGTACTCGCGCACGAACTGGCTCACTTGTCGCAGCGTCACTTTGCCCGAGGCGTCCAGGCGCAACAACGCATGCAGGTGCCTGTGATGGCCGCCATGCTCGCCGGCATTGTCATGGCCGCCGCCGGTGCGGGTGACGCCGGTATCGCCGCCATTGCCGGGACGCAGGCCGCTGCGATTCAGGAACAGGCCCGCTTCTCCCGCCAGAACGAAGCGGAAGCCGACCGGATCGGGATCCTCAATCTGGAAAAAGCGGGTTACGACCCGCGCAACATGCCCAACATGTTCGAACAATTGGCCCGTCAGTATCGCTACGACGCCAAGCCACCCGAATTTCTCATGAGTCACCCGGTCACGGAGTCGCGTATCGCTGACACCCGCAACCGTGCCGAACAGGCCAAACCAGGCGGCAAGGAAGACAGCCTCGCCTATCAGCTCATGCGCTCGCGGGTCGTGCTGATCTACGAAGAAACACCGGGCATGGCCGCCAAGCGCTTCCGCGCGCAACTGGCCGAGAATCCGAAAAACGATGCCGCCCGCTATGGGCTGGCCCTGGCGCAAACCAAAGCGGGTCAGTTGAATGAAGCCCGCGAAACACTCAAACCGTTACTGGACAAGGCGCCGGACAACATCACTTACAACCTGGCGGCGGTGAATCTGGACATTGCCAACAACCGCTTGCCCGACGCTCAGCAACGGGTTGACCGGATGCTGAACCTTTACCCGGACGACTACCCGCTCAATCAGGCCAAGGTCGACGTCCTGCTCAAACAGTCCAAGGCACCTGAAGCACTGAAATCGCTGGAAACGCTGCTTAAAAGCCGCCCGGATGATCCGGACATCTGGAACCAGGTGGCTGACACCCGTGGCCTCTCAGGCAATACCATCGGTTTGCACCAGGCGCGCGCGGAATATTTCGCCTTGATGGGGGATTTCAAGCAGGCCGTTCAACAGCTCGAGTTCGCCAAGCGGCGCGCGAACAACAACTTCCAGCTGGCTTCACGGATCGACGCGCGGCAGCAGGAAATCATCGCTCAGGAGCGGGCGGTGAAAGAGATGATGAATTGA
- a CDS encoding sulfurtransferase TusA family protein, whose translation MSDAVGRPATCDAELDASGLNCPLPLLKAKMELNRLASGAVLKVTATDAGSQRDFRTFAKLAGHALLHEEAADGIYRYWLRKA comes from the coding sequence ATGTCTGACGCTGTAGGGCGCCCTGCGACTTGCGATGCTGAGCTCGATGCCAGTGGCCTGAATTGTCCCCTGCCGTTGCTGAAGGCCAAGATGGAGCTCAACCGTCTTGCCAGCGGAGCAGTGCTCAAGGTGACCGCCACCGATGCGGGCTCCCAGCGTGATTTCCGCACCTTCGCCAAGCTGGCCGGCCATGCCCTGTTGCATGAAGAAGCTGCCGATGGCATTTATCGGTACTGGCTGCGCAAAGCCTGA
- a CDS encoding AI-2E family transporter — MFKVLRDWMQRYFSDEEAVVLAVLLVLAFTIVLTLGGMLAPVLAGLVLAFLMQGMVVQLERVRMPEGAAVGLVFALFMGALAVFLLVIVPLLWHQLITLFNELPGMLAKWQSLLLLLPERYPHLVSDEQVLQAIEAARGEIGKFGQWALTFSLSSLPLLVNMMIYLVLVPILVFFFLKDRRMIGRWFRGYLPRERTLITRVAEEMNRQIANYIRGKVIEIFICGAVTYIAFVTMGLNYSALLAMLVGISVVVPYVGAVVVTVPVAFIALFQWGWSDQFIYLMAVYGIIQTLDGNVLVPLLFSQTVSLHPVAIICAVLLFGGLWGFWGIFFAIPLATLFKAVLDAWPRNEPTVAPLL, encoded by the coding sequence ATGTTCAAAGTGCTTCGCGACTGGATGCAACGCTATTTCTCGGATGAAGAAGCGGTGGTGCTGGCGGTGCTGTTGGTGTTGGCGTTCACGATTGTCCTGACACTGGGCGGCATGCTTGCACCTGTGCTTGCGGGTCTGGTGCTGGCGTTTTTGATGCAGGGGATGGTCGTTCAGCTTGAGCGTGTGCGCATGCCTGAAGGGGCTGCCGTCGGACTGGTGTTCGCCTTGTTCATGGGCGCGCTGGCGGTGTTTCTGCTGGTGATCGTGCCGTTGCTTTGGCATCAATTGATTACGTTGTTCAACGAACTGCCAGGCATGCTCGCCAAATGGCAGTCGCTGCTGTTGCTGCTCCCTGAGCGCTACCCGCATCTGGTGTCCGACGAACAAGTGTTGCAGGCCATCGAAGCGGCCCGTGGCGAGATTGGCAAGTTCGGCCAATGGGCGCTGACCTTCTCGCTGTCCAGCCTGCCGCTGCTGGTCAACATGATGATCTACCTGGTGCTGGTGCCCATCCTGGTGTTCTTCTTCCTCAAGGATCGTAGGATGATTGGCCGCTGGTTCAGAGGCTATCTGCCCCGTGAGCGTACGTTGATCACCCGTGTTGCCGAGGAAATGAACCGGCAGATCGCGAACTACATCCGTGGGAAGGTCATCGAGATTTTCATTTGTGGCGCGGTGACCTACATCGCGTTCGTGACGATGGGCCTCAATTACTCCGCGTTGCTGGCGATGCTGGTGGGAATTTCCGTCGTCGTGCCCTACGTGGGTGCGGTGGTGGTGACGGTGCCGGTGGCGTTTATTGCGCTGTTCCAGTGGGGGTGGAGTGACCAGTTCATCTACCTGATGGCGGTCTACGGCATCATCCAGACGCTGGACGGCAACGTGCTCGTGCCGCTGCTGTTCTCCCAGACGGTGAGCCTGCACCCGGTCGCCATCATCTGCGCGGTGCTGCTGTTTGGCGGGCTGTGGGGATTCTGGGGGATCTTCTTTGCGATCCCGCTGGCGACCCTGTTCAAGGCCGTGCTGGATGCCTGGCCGCGTAACGAACCAACGGTGGCGCCGCTGTTGTAA
- a CDS encoding peroxiredoxin has product MAVELDKPVADFQVQATSDQAVSLSALKGQQVVIYFYPKDSTPGCTTEGQGFRDSHADFKAANTVVFGVSRDSLKSHENFKAKQEFPFELISDKDESLCQLFDVIKLKKLYGKEYLGVDRSTFLIDKEGVLRKEWRGVKVPGHVAAVLEQAQALNKA; this is encoded by the coding sequence ATGGCTGTAGAACTGGACAAACCCGTTGCCGACTTTCAGGTACAGGCCACCAGCGATCAGGCAGTGAGCCTGTCTGCGCTGAAGGGTCAGCAAGTGGTGATTTACTTCTACCCGAAAGACAGCACCCCCGGCTGCACCACCGAAGGCCAGGGCTTCCGTGATTCGCATGCCGACTTCAAGGCGGCTAACACCGTGGTCTTTGGTGTGTCGCGCGACAGCCTGAAATCCCACGAGAACTTCAAGGCCAAGCAGGAATTCCCGTTCGAGCTGATCTCGGACAAAGACGAATCCCTCTGCCAGCTGTTCGATGTGATCAAGCTGAAAAAGCTGTACGGCAAGGAATACCTGGGCGTTGATCGCAGCACCTTCCTGATCGACAAGGAAGGTGTGCTGCGCAAGGAATGGCGGGGCGTGAAGGTTCCGGGGCACGTGGCTGCGGTTCTGGAACAGGCTCAGGCGCTGAACAAGGCTTGA
- a CDS encoding glycine cleavage system protein R has protein sequence MSSIPTVREQFLVISALGANPMELTNVLCRASHENRCSVVSSRLTRHGECSALILQVTGSWDALARLETGLPNLSKKHAFTVNVVRSASLESRPEALPYVAYVSSAYRPDIINELCQFFIDHHVELENLICDTYQAPQTGGTMLNATFTVTLPAGTQISWLRDQFLDFADALNLDALIEPWRPQAPM, from the coding sequence ATGTCGTCCATCCCCACAGTTCGCGAACAATTCCTTGTCATCAGTGCCCTTGGCGCAAACCCAATGGAGCTGACCAACGTCCTGTGCCGCGCCAGTCATGAAAACCGTTGCTCCGTGGTCAGCTCGCGCCTCACTCGCCACGGCGAATGCAGTGCGTTGATCCTGCAGGTCACCGGTAGCTGGGACGCTCTGGCGCGCCTTGAAACCGGCCTGCCCAATCTGTCGAAAAAACACGCGTTCACCGTCAACGTCGTGCGCAGTGCATCGCTGGAAAGCCGTCCAGAAGCGTTGCCGTACGTGGCGTACGTCAGCTCGGCGTATCGCCCGGACATCATCAACGAACTCTGCCAGTTCTTCATCGACCATCATGTCGAGCTGGAAAACCTGATCTGTGACACCTATCAGGCGCCACAGACCGGCGGCACAATGCTCAACGCGACGTTCACCGTGACGCTGCCTGCCGGCACCCAGATCAGCTGGCTCCGTGACCAGTTCCTGGACTTCGCCGACGCACTCAATCTCGATGCGCTGATCGAACCATGGCGCCCGCAAGCCCCCATGTAA